Proteins from a single region of Proteiniborus ethanoligenes:
- a CDS encoding ParB/RepB/Spo0J family partition protein, with product MSVKKRGLGKGLSALIPDEPLLDFNTNEDVNDKVLLVDIFLIEPNRDQPRREFDKDSLNELVESIKAHGILQPIIVKKTDMGYEIVAGERRWRAAREAGLKQVPALVKELSQIESSQIALIENIQREDLNPIEEAFAYKNLSEKYKLTQEEISQAIGKSRPYIANTMRLLNLDEEVINLIVKGDISSGHGRALLSIEDKEIRLKLCKTIIENNLNVRETEKLVKDILNKKNKDNTNVKAKERLKKDPTILEIEESLRKILGTKVLISKGSNKGKIEIEYYNDDDLDRILEILSK from the coding sequence GTGTCAGTTAAAAAGCGTGGTTTAGGCAAAGGATTGTCTGCCTTAATTCCAGATGAACCATTGTTGGATTTTAATACAAATGAAGATGTTAATGATAAAGTTTTACTTGTTGATATTTTTCTTATTGAGCCTAATAGAGACCAACCTAGAAGAGAATTTGATAAAGATTCATTAAATGAACTTGTGGAATCAATAAAAGCACATGGAATATTACAGCCTATAATTGTGAAAAAAACAGATATGGGTTATGAGATAGTCGCAGGAGAAAGAAGATGGAGAGCTGCAAGAGAAGCTGGCTTAAAACAAGTTCCTGCCTTAGTTAAAGAGTTAAGCCAAATCGAATCATCGCAAATAGCTTTGATTGAAAACATACAAAGAGAGGACTTAAATCCAATAGAAGAAGCATTCGCATATAAAAATCTATCTGAAAAATACAAGCTTACTCAAGAAGAAATTTCACAAGCTATAGGGAAAAGCAGACCATATATAGCGAATACTATGAGGCTTTTAAACCTAGATGAAGAAGTAATTAACCTAATTGTTAAAGGAGATATTTCTAGTGGACATGGAAGAGCATTACTCTCTATTGAAGACAAAGAAATTAGATTAAAACTTTGCAAAACAATAATAGAAAACAATTTAAATGTAAGAGAGACGGAAAAGCTTGTAAAGGACATTCTAAACAAAAAAAACAAAGATAATACAAATGTGAAAGCCAAAGAAAGACTGAAGAAAGATCCAACAATCTTAGAAATTGAAGAATCCTTAAGAAAAATTCTTGGGACTAAGGTTTTGATATCTAAAGGTTCTAATAAAGGAAAAATTGAAATTGAATATTATAATGATGACGACCTTGATAGGATTTTAGAAATTCTTTCAAAATAA
- a CDS encoding PhzF family phenazine biosynthesis protein: METIIYQVDAFTDKLFGGNPAGVVPDAKGLTEQDMQKIANEMNISETAFITKIDKDCFEVRFFTPKCEVDLCGHATIASFYALGEKGYIRSEGREKVTITQRTKAGLLPVELYFKNDKIEKVLMHQKSPKSFGIINELEEITEILGIEKEQLGLEDMDLKPEIISTGLKDIIVPVKSEETLKNLKVNFEKMEGLCISKDTIGFHVFTLNKSNQLIYCRNFSPLVGIYEEAATGTANGALMHYLKKHNILKTDAIVVKQGQYMDRPSEILCEIREAAAGEVILIGGKAIIVMEGIIKTHCK; this comes from the coding sequence ATGGAGACTATAATATATCAAGTGGATGCTTTTACGGACAAGCTTTTTGGAGGTAATCCTGCTGGTGTTGTGCCAGATGCTAAAGGTCTCACAGAGCAAGACATGCAAAAAATAGCAAATGAAATGAATATATCTGAAACAGCTTTTATTACGAAGATTGATAAAGACTGTTTTGAGGTAAGATTTTTTACACCTAAATGCGAGGTGGATTTATGTGGACATGCTACAATAGCATCCTTTTACGCATTAGGAGAAAAAGGCTATATAAGGTCAGAGGGAAGAGAAAAGGTTACAATAACCCAAAGGACAAAAGCTGGTCTTTTACCAGTAGAGTTATATTTTAAGAATGATAAAATTGAAAAAGTGCTAATGCATCAGAAAAGCCCAAAATCCTTTGGAATAATTAATGAACTGGAAGAAATTACAGAGATTTTAGGTATAGAAAAGGAACAATTGGGCTTAGAAGATATGGACTTAAAGCCTGAAATCATAAGTACAGGGTTAAAGGATATTATTGTACCTGTTAAGAGTGAGGAAACTCTTAAAAACCTAAAAGTAAATTTTGAAAAAATGGAAGGACTATGTATATCTAAAGACACAATAGGTTTCCATGTGTTTACCCTAAACAAATCAAATCAGCTTATATATTGTAGAAATTTTTCACCTTTAGTAGGCATATATGAAGAAGCAGCTACAGGAACTGCAAATGGTGCTCTCATGCATTATTTAAAAAAGCACAATATATTAAAAACTGATGCTATAGTTGTAAAGCAAGGACAATACATGGATAGACCAAGCGAAATACTATGTGAAATTAGAGAAGCAGCAGCAGGGGAAGTCATATTGATTGGTGGAAAAGCTATAATAGTAATGGAAGGTATTATTAAAACACATTGCAAATAA